Genomic window (Rossellomorea aquimaris):
TAGGAGTGAACGGGGCATTTACAACCGGGGATATCTTTAACCTCTTCGTCTTTTTCGAAGTGATGCTGATGAGTTCATATGTTCTGCTCGTTCTGGGCGGGACTAAGGCTCAATTGCGTGAGGGAATCAAATACATCCTCGTCAATGTCATCTCCTCTGCTTTATTCGTCATTGCCGTGGCTTACTTGTATTCCGTGGTAGGAACATTGAATATGGCAGATATTTCGAGAAAGATTGCCGATGTGAATCAACCGGGAATTCTTACAGCGATCGCTATCATGTTTCTCTTAGTCTTCGGACTTAAGGGTGCGATCTTCCCTCTTTACTTTTGGTTACCAGGCTCATACTATGCACCACCAACACCGGTGCTTGCTTTATTCGGGGCCTTGCTCACAAAAGTGGGGATCTATTCGATTTTACGAACGTACACATTATTCTTCTACCATGATATCGGGTATACACATGAAATCCTGAGCATGTTAGCCATCCTGACGATCGTACTTGGATGTATCGGTGCCATCGCGTATTGGGATGTTAAGAAGATCATCATCTACAACATCATCATTGCAGTTGGTGTGATACTATTCGGGGTGTCAACCATGAACCCTGAAGCTCTAGAGGGAGCTATTTACTATCTCGTTCATGACATGATTATTAAAGCGGCTCTATTCCTCCTGGTTGGAGTGATGATTGCCATAACCGGGACTACCGACCTTAAGAAAATGGGCGGCCTTATTAAAGAGTACCCGTGGCTCGGCTGGACGTTCCTCGTGGCAGCCTTCTCCCTGGCAGGGATCCCTCCTTTGAGTGGATTTATAGGGAAACTATTAATTCTAAGAGGAAGCTTTGCTGCAGAAGCCTATGTGGGTGCTGGTGTCATTCTGGCATCAAGTCTATTGGTACTGTATTCTGTTATCAAAATCTTCCTTAACGGTATATGGGGAGCTCCAAAAGAATACACCGGAGTTTCAAAAGGGCACGCTCGTTACTTATGGATGACTTCCGCACTACTCGTCGTGTTAGCCGTATGTTACGGCTTTGGTGCCGAGGCGGTCCGCCCTCTATTCTCACAAGCAGCAGAAGTACTGGTGAATCCGAATCTCTATATAGACGCAGTGTTAAAGGAGTAATGTAGAATGGCATTTCAAATTTTATTAAACTTTTTCCTGGCCTTTGTCTGGATGTTTCTTTCGGTATCCTTTACTTCTCAGTCATTTATTATTGGCTATTTGCTAGGATTGCTTGTGATATTTGCATTCAGAAGGTTTTTCAGCTCACGGTTTTATTTATTACGCGTGGCTGCCGTGATCAACTTATTCTTCTTGTTTTTAAAAGAACTGATCCTTGCTAACATTTCGGTCCTAAAAACGATTCTGAGACCTAAGCTTGATTTCAAACCTGGAATCTTCGCTTTACCGACAGATTTAAAAACCGATTGGGAGATTACTTTATTAGCTAATCTCATTACCTTAACACCCGGGACACTCGTGATGGATGTATCGTATGATAATAAGATACTTTATGTCCATGCCATCGATATCCCTGATGTGGATCAAGCCATTGATGAGATTAAAAATTCCTTTGAAAAAGCCATTATGGAGGTGAGTCGCTAATGTTACACACGATTTTTCAAATCACACTGCTATGCGTCTCCCTATCCATGCTGGGCCTTGTATACAGGGTTGTGAAAGGACCAACCACCCCCGACCGTGTGGTAGCCCTGGATGCAATCGGTATCAATCTGATTGCCATCATCGCCCTCGTATCCATGATGCTCGATACTTACGCTTTTCTGGAAGTTATTCTCCTTCTTGGGATTCTGGCTTTCTTGGGAACCGTTGCCTTTTCAAAGTTCTTAGAGAAAGGGGAGATCATCGAACGTGAGCGAGATCATTAGATTTTTCATCGGGTTCTTTTTAGTAGTAGGAGGGTTTCTCAGCCTGGTCACTGCCTTTGGTTTGCTGAGACTCCCGGATGTATATACGAGAAATCATGCGGCTTCTAAAAGTGCGACACTTGGCGTGATGTCGATTCTTTTGGCAACATTCCTTTACTTTTATTTGGAGCATGGACACTTTAATTCGAGACTGATACTGACGATCTTCTTCATCTTTGTGACGGCACCTGTTGCTGGACACCTCATCTCGAGAGCTGCTTATAATTCCGGGGTTAAGCTTTGGGATAAAAGTGTACAGGATGATTTAAAAGATAAAAAAGAATA
Coding sequences:
- a CDS encoding Na+/H+ antiporter subunit E → MAFQILLNFFLAFVWMFLSVSFTSQSFIIGYLLGLLVIFAFRRFFSSRFYLLRVAAVINLFFLFLKELILANISVLKTILRPKLDFKPGIFALPTDLKTDWEITLLANLITLTPGTLVMDVSYDNKILYVHAIDIPDVDQAIDEIKNSFEKAIMEVSR
- a CDS encoding Na(+)/H(+) antiporter subunit F1, which gives rise to MLHTIFQITLLCVSLSMLGLVYRVVKGPTTPDRVVALDAIGINLIAIIALVSMMLDTYAFLEVILLLGILAFLGTVAFSKFLEKGEIIERERDH
- the mnhG gene encoding monovalent cation/H(+) antiporter subunit G — protein: MSEIIRFFIGFFLVVGGFLSLVTAFGLLRLPDVYTRNHAASKSATLGVMSILLATFLYFYLEHGHFNSRLILTIFFIFVTAPVAGHLISRAAYNSGVKLWDKSVQDDLKDKKEYDRQNSQ
- a CDS encoding Na+/H+ antiporter subunit D encodes the protein MTNLLILPILIPLFTAIILMFVSKYVKVQRGISAISTLATIAASLVLIYTISNDGIQTINLGSWVAPFGITLVSDMLSALLVTTTSIITLVVLLYSFKSIGADRERFYYYPVVQFLMVGVNGAFTTGDIFNLFVFFEVMLMSSYVLLVLGGTKAQLREGIKYILVNVISSALFVIAVAYLYSVVGTLNMADISRKIADVNQPGILTAIAIMFLLVFGLKGAIFPLYFWLPGSYYAPPTPVLALFGALLTKVGIYSILRTYTLFFYHDIGYTHEILSMLAILTIVLGCIGAIAYWDVKKIIIYNIIIAVGVILFGVSTMNPEALEGAIYYLVHDMIIKAALFLLVGVMIAITGTTDLKKMGGLIKEYPWLGWTFLVAAFSLAGIPPLSGFIGKLLILRGSFAAEAYVGAGVILASSLLVLYSVIKIFLNGIWGAPKEYTGVSKGHARYLWMTSALLVVLAVCYGFGAEAVRPLFSQAAEVLVNPNLYIDAVLKE